From the genome of Brachyhypopomus gauderio isolate BG-103 chromosome 20, BGAUD_0.2, whole genome shotgun sequence, one region includes:
- the LOC143484325 gene encoding uncharacterized protein LOC143484325 — MQTVARCGKAAKMNKGNYVASRSSVHVEKDPRAADAPRFVREPEGPDVKSPRLMVNSRCVGSYLQCPFCYFQCNTKCLFQLHVGTQHPLHSEDMPVGRLGKVVIYQRTAKLFHCRICFFTTDDYAKLFDHLQAKHCMTRKAAEEGGAKEGGAKASGAEDADLPGGSPKGKRASGSCSEDEEEEEEEEEEDDEAAAAASQAAKKEKEAAVAKYIVKLSARYYYCKRCKWRCKKKGFLLNHVSLKHKVPKPHACKECDKTFWLEMQLTTHVNMCHKRGLYQCLYCPFKSNVLRGIRRHHTRCRANEDDWAARDEGPERD, encoded by the exons ATGCAGACA gtTGCTCGATGTGGCAAAGCTGCAAAAATGAATAAAGGAAATTATGTGGCGAGCCGCTCCTCAGTTCACGTCGAG AAAGACCCGAGAGCTGCTGACGCGCCCCGTTTCGTCAGAGAACCTGAAGGTCCTGACGTGAAGTCCCCCAGGCTGATGGTGAACTCGCGATGCGTGGGCAGCTACCTGCAGTGTCCCTTCTGCTACTTCCAGTGCAACACCAAATGCTTGTTCCAGTTGCATGTGGGCACCCAGCACCCCCTGCACAGCGAGGACATGCCCGTGGGTCGCCTGGGCAAGGTCGTCATCTACCAGCGCACGGCCAAGCTCTTCCACTGCCGCATCTGCTTCTTCACAACTGACGACTACGCCAAGCTGTTCGACCACCTGCAGGCCAAGCACTGCATGACCCGAAAGGCGGCagaggagggcggagccaagGAGGGCGGAGCCAAGGCGTCCGGCGCCGAGGACGCCGACCTCCCGGGCGGCTCCCCGAAGGGCAAGCGAGCCTCCGGGTCTTGCagcgaggacgaggaggaggaggaggaggaggaggaggaggacgacgagGCGGCGGCCGCGGCGAGTCAAGCGGccaagaaggagaaggaggcggCCGTGGCCAAGTACATCGTGAAGCTGAGCGCGCGCTACTACTACTGCAAGCGCTGCAAATGGCGCTGTAAGAAGAAGGGCTTCCTGCTGAACCACGTCAGCCTCAAGCACAAGGTGCCCAAGCCCCACGCCTGCAAGGAGTGCGACAAGACCTTCTGGCTGGAGATGCAGCTCACCACACACGTGAACATGTGCCACAAACGGGGGCTGTACCAGTGTCTCTACTGCCCCTTCAAGTCCAACGTCCTCCGAGGTATCCGTCGCCACCATACCCGCTGCCGCGCCAACGAGGACGACTGGGCAGCCAGGGATGAAGGCCCGGAGAGGGATTGA